The following nucleotide sequence is from Takifugu flavidus isolate HTHZ2018 chromosome 4, ASM371156v2, whole genome shotgun sequence.
AAAGGGTACCGACGGCAGCCGACGTGGCCCAGATGCCTCTGCTGAAGGCCACAATCAAAGAAGTACTCAGGTGGGAATCAAAAGGTTTCCCTCCCCGTTTGGAGAAACATTTGCTTTACCTTTTTCAAAAAGGGCGAACTCCTGTTTTTCAGGTTGTACCCCGTTATTCCTGCCAACGCCAGAGTGATCACAGAGAGAGACATTCAAGTCGGAGGCTACCTCATCCCAAAAAACGTGAGTGTGTCAAGGGCAAACGTGCACCGGCACGCTGCACTGATCTGACTGCGGGTGTTGAGTCTTCGCTCTCTGACTCCATGCAGACTCTGATCACCCTCTGCCACTATGCAACATCGCGGGATCCTGCCGTGTTTCCACGCCCGGATGAATTCCTGCCCCAGCGCTGGTTGAACAAGGAGCAGAGCCACCATCCGTATGCCTCCGTACCCTTTGGGGTCGGAAAGCGCAGCTGCATAGGTCGACGTATCGCTGAGCTGGAGCTCTACCTTGCTGTTGCCAGGGTGAGTTTCGGATGCAAAGGAGCTGGTTTGGTCCTATTAGATTATTGACCCTACTggacaaaagaaaaaggcagaaatcccAAAACAGTGAATTTGTGGTCTTTattattagcatgttagcttagcTGAATGAATAATATAACTAAAGTGAATGGCTAAAAATTAGgtataaaaggagaaaaagttCCCAAACTGTTTGTTATAATTATAGCACATTTAAACAGCACTTTTAACAGTGGTTACAAACTTTTCTCCGGCTGGTTTCATTTGGTGATTTAATGTGCTTGAGCACCAGGGGACCTGATGCATTGAAGTCATCCTGTATTCTGTCCATGTTAGATCCTGCTGGAGTTTGACATCAAGCCGGACCCAGAAGGGATTTCCGTGAAGCCCATGACACGGACACTGCTGGTCcctgaaaatgtcatcaacCTGCAGTTCACTGAACGATGACCCGCTCTAATCTCCTCTGATACGAACTGCAGCACGAGCCTCTCTGCGGTAGCGCACGCTAGCAGGCGAAGCTATCCCAGGAAGCGTACGTGAGGGGATGGGGGATCACTTCAAACAATCCTTCAACTTTTGACCCCGGCAGAGACCAAAGCACCCCTCGTCTGACGGCGTGGAGGGCCTGAGGCGTGGAGAAGGTTGAGCGAATGATGATCCTCCGCTAGCAGAACATAAAGCACATTTGCACAAAAGACAAGACTGAGGCAGAGCTCAGTGAACATGGAGTCTGGATAAGATCAATCTGATTATAGACACTCTTAAGTACATCAGCATTAGCAGGCTCCTGacagtgcgcacacacacacacacacacacactcacacacagacgacTGTTTCTAGGAATGTTTCTAGTACACATGAGGCACATTACACGTCTCTAAATCTGAGATGCATGATCAGCCAAGCTTGGCAGCAGCCTCTCAGAATGACACATGGATGTGTCTGAAACATCTCAGCTTCCACTGAAATATGGTGAAGATGGTTAGAGTCAGTCAGATGGTAAAATGATGGGTagatgtatgtgtttgtgttgtttaaaGTGACCAAAAAGTTACATTTTGTACAATTATTTGCATTTCTAGTTCAATTGTGCGGTACAATGTACTCCTGTTTAAACTTGATGCGCCACCGTCTTTTGTAAATAGGGACCCGAGCGTCTGATCATGTATTTATTCTAATTCAATGCAATTGTGAAAAACTGAGTGTAAATTTCATTAAAGCATTGCATGCTTGACATCCGCCCCTGTTTAAGTTTATGCATTAGAGAACGCGTTTTATTTTGGTGATTTCACTGCTGCTAATCATGGCACAGTTGTCTCTTAGGACAAGAATAATCCCCTTTGTGCGTCATAATTTGGCATCCCCCCTTGAGATTTAACAACATCAGCTGCACCAAATAATGTGAAGGAACACAATGTAACGCCCATGACTCATGCAGGCAGTCACTTTCAAGTAATAAGCCCCCAGAGCGCCAAAGTTCCTGAGAGATGCGGCCATGTGGGCTGCATGTGgctgtgatgcagcagatgactTTTgttacctctgccaaggaggttatgtgacagatgacgtctgtctgtctgtctgtctgtctgtctgtctgtctgtctgtctgtaaagtgattttaatgaaatttccaAGAAACAGTGAGAATGATCCCAGGAACAGCTGATTACATTTTGGTAACACTGACCTTTGCTCTTCCAAAGCCAACTGGCtttggtaaaaaataaaaacctagtGTGTTATATAAACTTCTATTACTACTGACTATATATGTATAACTTTAGCTCACAGTTTGTTATCCGTGCAACATATGAACTAAATCTGATACAGTGACAAAAAAGGCATTTCAAGAGGTATGGCTTTTTACGTGTCTGGACATCAATAGAGAAAGTGTAGAACATAAAACATTGAgataaaaatgcacatttatacCCACATCATAATTTAGCCAatacatcaatcaatcaatcaatcaatcaatcaatcaatctttatttatatggcactttcatacgctaggtagcacaaagtgcctcacaaaggataaaaacagcaaagagaacaacagaatcaagaaaaggacagacacacacacatgcatacaacacacttacacacacacccaaacacataaacaagctgaggcaagctgagacatggctgggcaccgagacctgaggcgaaggagacgccacctttggaggcccaccaggccgagggaggccacggtccgtgaccacaggtggtaccgccacaaagaccacccggACCcagacagaccggaggctccacaccaaagcacagagccccctaaccacccaggccagggtcgacaatgggacagcacctccagcggtagaccagaaacatctcccagcctggcaggcccccatgaggaaacaccatgaggagacactggagctaaaaactgaaggactgaaacagtaaatgggataaaaggtataaaagctaaaagctgaggaactaagaattggagtagtaaaacagtaaaacagaCCAAACAGACTAAATACATGTATGATATGAACAGATAATACACATTTTGGTGGATTTCTTTGGACATAAACGAAACAATTATGATGATAATATAGTATCCTATCCAGCAGGACACACTATTTAATAATAAAGGGATGTTTTACGTAAAAAAAACAGTAACAGGGTCTGTAAATGTAATATGGACAATGACGCTTATGATCGTACGGGATTATTTGCCATGCCACACAGTATCCATAGGGTGGCGCTAATGCGCCACAAAGGTGTTTGTCAAACATAATAAAACCTCGCAGAAGGAAAAAGGCCGACGgtgcagctaatgctaacatgtgTACAGAGAGCGATACTAAACATTTACTGTAGATACTTAGTCATGTAGCTAGCTAGTACATATTTATCAGGACCAATTATAGACCGTTGTAACTCCAGACCACGGAATTTTCTATCGCAAAGAAGCCAGATATCAAGAAATGGTGAGCCATACGGCGCAACGTTAGCTGTTTGCATTAGCTCTCAAGCTAACACTGTGCTAGCTCAGTATCATTATATTGTAAAACCCGCGTTGTTTTGAGTAATTTGCAGTGGATAATTTGACGTATCGGTGTGCAGCGAAAATTGGCATGATTGTTGTGTCCCCAAAGCTGTGTGTTTTGTAGCAAACGTTACTTATGGACGACAACAGGAAGCGGTGCACAGCTAACATGGCATGTAAACAAAGACATGTCGCTAGTCGTTAgtgttttttgggttttgtatttttttaatttactttaaACCTGAATCAAAACAAGaagctgctttttatttatgttaCAAATAATACAGATTGTATCTGTAAAGCCACATTGTAATTACAGGTTCTTGGAACAAGAGTTGGAATTACaagttttaaaattaaaatttgaagGAGTGTTCTTGTTCTCCTTGACCAGTGTTGCCCAAAAGGCTTGTAAATTGACCCATGGAAAATCTAACTTAACTCAATGAGTCattatttacagtaaatatgagaaCTACTGTACTTGTATTCTGTTTTAACTGGATTGACTTGTGTCTGGACAGATGCAGGCTGGTGACCCTGTGGTTGGGTCACCAATGGGGGTCACTGGTGCCCAGAGTCGATCTGAGGATGAAGAGTCGCTTGGAGTAAAAGATGTAAAAAGGACAGCAGCACAAGCTTTTGGAAGTGGTGTTCCTAAACGTAGAAGCTCGTCCAGGTTTGAacaaaacttttctttttgtgctgAAACCTTTTGTGCACCAAAACCAGAATTTGGTCTCTGTATTAGGtcaataaagaggaaaaagttTGACGATGAGCTGGTGGAGAGCAGTTTAGTGAAGTCCTCCAGTCGAGTCAAAGGCACGCCTGTCATAGAGCCTGTCCGCTGTTCAGGGAGCGAGCCTTCATCTACTGAGAAGAAGAAGGTACGTAACTGAAGAGTTTGTGGATTATTCAGAGGAATAGGAAGACGGCGGCGTTTTGATggatattttttgtgtgtgtttatgtaactCAGGTAACAAAATCAGGAGGCGTTCTCACACCGCCTCTCACCATGGTAGTAAACCCTGCACCCATCACTAAAAGAgtgaaaaaaagcaaacaaccTCTACACATCACTAAAGATTTAGGCCGGTGGAAATCCACCGATGACCTTCTGCTCATAAATGCAGTTTTACAGGTtggttattattgttatttacttCTGTTTATAAAGCGGCACAAAATAACGAGCCGCCATACGTCTGTAGACCTCAGACCTCACCTGCGTCCATCTGGGGGTCAAGTTCAGCTGTCGCTTCACACTGCGGGAGATTAAAGAGAGGTGGTACGCGCTTCTCTATGATCCTGTCATCTCCAAGTAAGAGACATCTCGTGCAGCAGTTTGACACCACCCTTGCACTTTGAAATACTAGGAATGAACCCTTTATTGCCATTTGTCTTGCAAGGCTAGCATGGCAGGCCATGCGTCAGCTGCACCCAGAAGCCATCGCAGCGATCCAAAGCAAAGCGCTCTTCAGTCAGGCCGAGGAGGCGTTGCTGGCCAAGATCAGCTCTGTAAGTAAATCTTTTCGATTTTGTTGTGGTGATCAACCAAATTTTTGCATTAACATTGACACCACCCCCCTTCCTGAATAGACAAGTCAGCCCAAACTGGAAACATTCCTGGAGCTCCTGAGTAAACACCCTCACGTCTTTCACTCAGCTCGCACCCCCAAGAGCCTCCTGGTTCACTGGCAGCTACTAAAACAGTACTACCTACTGGAAGACCAAACTGGTATAACAATTAATCTTGCACGTGCAAAGGAACTACGTTTGAAGAGTCAATCAGTTTAATTGGgttaaaatgtaatatttgggGAGGGGGTTAAAGTATACGAGGAATCTTTCTGAGTTTACTTGAATAAAGTGATGATTCTTGgctctgttttgcttttgcagTTCAGCCGCTCCCTAAAGGTGATCAGGTGCTGAACTTCTCTGATGCAGAGCAGATGGTCGATGATGTAAAGTTAAAGTAAGACGCCCTTTACTGCAGCAGTTTTCACCTCAAGCTAAATGTTTGTATTTAGATATTTAGTGGCTAATTTTGTCTCTGTGACTCAGGGACGGTCGAGATGAGGTGCTGGAACATGGTAAGATACAGTCGTGAAGGTCTTGTCCGTCTGACCCGCAGAGGAATGTTGAACGGTGATTTAATTCTTCCCCTTTACCCCCGTTTTTGACTGCAGAACTGATGATTTCCGATCGTCACCAAAAGAAGGAGATCAGGCAGCTGGAGCAAGAGTTGCCTCGTTGGCAGGTCTTAGTCGACAATATCACCGGTGTGTAAAAGGTCACTCGCCCAGAAAAGGCTTGTGTTTGTTTGCGTCTATTGAAGTGTGTGTTGGGTCATCAGGGATGAGCATGCCTGACTTTGACAACCAGACGCTGGCGGCGTTAAGAGGACGGATGGTACGCTACCTCATGAGGTCAAGAGAGGTACGTTTAACTACAGGAGCCATGTTGACATGGCATCAGCCTGCCAATTAGTATTATCTTTGTTGTGCATATAGATAACACTGGGAAGGGCGACCAAGGACAAACCTATAGATATAGATCTGTCGTTGGAGGGGCCGGCGTGGAAAATATCGAGAAAACAAGGTAGAGTAATACACTGTTTTATAACCGATGCTTCACGATCTTGCCGCTGTATATTGGATTATTAATAGCGTCTGTTTgctagtgatgggacgatgataccttaaggagtgtattgacacactacacaaactgtgtcggcactgtattgatacggTGTTGGTCACCCaatagtgacccctgcagtagttatgaAAGGAttacaattcagagttacaattttttacttatgtacacacattttttgttaacttaactgttaaatcatatgaaataatacaaaaactgattagtttatgaatttttattgagaaacaaaagtttttggagtgtctttgctccaaggtgatttctcctcttaaacaccagctccccagccttagaaaatactctttcacacggtgcagatgacgatggtgagcagagagttttaagtgcaagttgatgcagatgtggatatgttttctggttctctcacgagtatctgccaattcttcattgccatgccgagctctataatgcatcagcattgatgaagtgctcttattgatgtaagatagctctgtggagcagagccgacacttcacctacaataacataaaaagtgaatttatctgaaaacaattcaaacctcttaccaGAACAGAGTCaaaactaaggtggcgcattgcattcacCCCATCTCATGATTTCGAGATCAGGATCTCGTTATTAtgagataaaatgaataaagcaactgtaaggctttttaactgactatcatatgtatcacaggtcattcacttgataaagtcagtgcaatgcgccaccgttaaaaattgtatataacagtaaacaatgctcaaaggagaaaaagatttcccttgtttggcgtcacaagatcaaaactattccacactggggaaaacttcttagaacgatccataattgcgcaactgcataactccatccaacaaacccacgacatgtcgatacagtttgtttccttataaacacactttggcgtggcacatccaaacgatacGGCTCCTGTATCGGTCACatgattctttcttaaagcgatacacgcaccgatactcttgagctctcggcacagtgttgacgcaccagtgtcgccCGTCCCATCACTACTGTTTGCAGCTGctgcgtctgtgtttgtgtaagtGACCATCATGTGCGTCTCCCTCTGCAGGAATtatcaaactgaaaaataacGGGGACTTCCTCATCGCCAACGAGGGACGGCGGCCCATCTACATCGACGGCAGGCCGGTTCTGTCAGGCAGCAAGTGGAAACTTAACAACAACTCAGTGGTAGAGGTACGTGCAGGAAGGATTATCCTCTAAATTCAGGCTGAATCGAATCATGCTAACCAATTGTGTCCGCCTCCGCAGATCGCAGGTCTCAGATTTGTGTTTCTGATAAACCTGGAACTCATCACCTTAATAAAGGCCGAGGCGGCAAAGATGACGCAGCAGTGAACCCAGCTGATGTGAACACACAGGGCACTTCGGATCCAGTCCAGCTGTATCTGATAATCAGACTGCCACATCAGTGGGAAATAGGAAACTGCTGAACACACAAAACCTGGAATACAATAGTTAAGAGGACTGTAGATGGTGTCATGGTAGAGCTTTggttttcacattttcagaaTATTGTATAAAAGTTGTGTACTAAAGCTTTTAAACATGTATTAAAGGTGTACACATTTCTGACTACGGTCTTCAGTCGGATCCGGAAGCTTTTTAGGTTCACAGAAAGTGAAAATCATTTGAGTTCTGAAATatttaatcttattttaatAGTGATGGCTGATCAATCAATGCAGTCGGCCTATTTACCAGCAATTAATCAGAGCAGTTCAAGTGAAGTTGAATTCCTTAAAGGTTGTGTTGTGAAGCTGGCAAATGTTAAACACAATAAATTTAGTGTTCAGcatgaaaagaaaaccaaaaatagAATGGAACATTTATGGCTCAAGTTGCTCAAGATTTTCCCTTCTGATTCATTCATAAACTGGATGTTCTGCTCCAGAAACCCTTTTTAAAATTCCTCACCTAAATTTGACCTCCAGATAAGGACTGTTGACAAGCTTGAATGGCACAGGCCTGCTGGtcttgttgccatggaaacgccGCCGGAAAGCAAACTGGCGTAAAAATCTTGGCCATGCATCCCgtaaaaatcagtttttatgAGGCGCTTCTCACGCAGGTCTGAGAtatatcaaaaaataaaataatcaaaccaTACTTCCTCACTGCTGACAAAGAAAAACTACCCCTAGTCTATGAAAAAAATAGTGTGTCCTGCTGCAACAGCTTTCTGCTTTGAGGTGAATGACACTCAAAATGTTTGACTAGTTTGAAATGAtgttgtgaaagaaaaaaacaatcataTACTGGGTTTAAGAATTCTGCCCGTCCCCTTAAAAGGTTTACAGCATTAACACATCTGCTATAGCTCCCACTGCTGCTCTGACGTGGATATTTGCTGATGGGAACCGCTACAAATGTTAATTTAGCGCGTTTCCCCAAAGAATTCAGTCACAtcggaacatttttttttccaaatatacCACCATATATCCCTCTATTTTTTACCCTAACGGTTGTACGGTCAGTCAGTCTTTATCGACCGTGACAAAATGTGCAGGAGAATCGATTCAACGTACAGAAAAGAGGCTTTTGGAGGGTCATTTTTGCGTGACCCGCTCCTGAACAGGAGGTGCGTTCGCTTGTAATTGGACAACTTTGAACGCGCTTGTTTGCGCATGCTACGTTCAGGTTCAAAGTTTCGCCGTCGTATCTTTAGGTTGTACCCCGTCAGTGTGGAGCGTTTGAGCACAAGCGGCTGACACAACAAAAgtgagtttttggttttttgttttgctttaatgGCTATCAAAGATAATTCCATCTCGACTTTTATTCTAGAAATAAGGATCCTTGAATGCCTGGGCCGACTGGTTTAGTTGCTAGCACGACTGGGAGACATATGGATGATGCTAAAGCGCTACGTTGTCAGACTAGCTTGTTGCGAAATTTGGCACAGCATCACACTATCCGAATAGACTATCTGAATATATAATGCTGTATTTTCTGACTGAATATAAATCGATTTCAATCGGTGGAGTTAAATCTATTTGAGGTTGCACTTGGGCTGGTGGCTAATTGCACATACTGCCAACATAAAGTTGTGAAAGAGTTCCTTATACATGCAGCATTGAATCAACGACAAAATCAACGATACTTGATGCTTAGCTCCCTCTTTTTAAGTCATCTGATCTCGTGTTCATACGAAGCCAAGAGAAAACATCATAGATTGAGCTACATTTAAGAGCTGATGGAAAATCGCGAACGCAAATGCTGCAATTTACAGGGACCGAATCGAACTGAATGTTGTAAAATATGTATAAAGCCTTATTACACGTGCAGTTATTGAGGTGATTTAGTGTGTAGAGTATTTTCCCTTGTCATGTCGAGAACCACAGTTTGCATAAatcgtgtttttaaaaaaaaaaatcagggtCAGGCTAGATTTTTATTGAGACAAGTGCATTATTTTCTTTCCCAAAAGAACAGTAGTTCCCTGTCATGGCAGGGGCTCATACAAGCCTGTGAGGTTATCACTCTCTGAACCCTGAGAGCTTAATTATCGGTGAAAGCTGGTCAAAGATAACCTAGCGTTAACCCAGTGACAGCTGATAACACAGCTGATAACAGAGCTTGTCATAAGTAATGtttaaaacagtgttttttttacaacacCAATTACACACATTTACTACATTTTACTTTCCAAAGAAGTTTGTCAATGCCACTTTAGACAGTACAACCTTTAACCTTGTGGTTAGTCCAAATGTTTTTATTGGCCCTTGTTAAACATGTCTATCCTCAAGACAATTAACT
It contains:
- the mcrs1 gene encoding microspherule protein 1, with the translated sequence MMQAGDPVVGSPMGVTGAQSRSEDEESLGVKDVKRTAAQAFGSGVPKRRSSSRSIKRKKFDDELVESSLVKSSSRVKGTPVIEPVRCSGSEPSSTEKKKVTKSGGVLTPPLTMVVNPAPITKRVKKSKQPLHITKDLGRWKSTDDLLLINAVLQTSDLTCVHLGVKFSCRFTLREIKERWYALLYDPVISKLAWQAMRQLHPEAIAAIQSKALFSQAEEALLAKISSTSQPKLETFLELLSKHPHVFHSARTPKSLLVHWQLLKQYYLLEDQTVQPLPKGDQVLNFSDAEQMVDDVKLKDGRDEVLEHELMISDRHQKKEIRQLEQELPRWQVLVDNITGMSMPDFDNQTLAALRGRMVRYLMRSREITLGRATKDKPIDIDLSLEGPAWKISRKQGIIKLKNNGDFLIANEGRRPIYIDGRPVLSGSKWKLNNNSVVEIAGLRFVFLINLELITLIKAEAAKMTQQ